Proteins encoded within one genomic window of Bombus huntii isolate Logan2020A unplaced genomic scaffold, iyBomHunt1.1 ctg00000074.1, whole genome shotgun sequence:
- the LOC126876416 gene encoding survival motor neuron protein-like yields the protein QLACGSGPAQIVFLLITLLFKYIFYLTIYPRVFSVYTPNNLNSTCVVKFVGYGNTQKVELSSLLESEGLQSQIAQQKKALEEKFNEENDETCETNFSTNVNSKKYNVEKMDCDSEEANAYKHHFIPGPSFNSMTDIMPPAPPLPPQLMAKLPDNDTDALSSMLMSWYISGCMVYYTGYYHGLKQARNNQENRKNC from the exons cagctagcgtgcggatctggaccagctcaaattgtatttttacttattacacttctatttaaatatattttctaccttacaatttatccacgtgttttctctgtttacacaccgaataacctcaacagcacgtgtgttgtaaaatttgtag GCTATGGTAATACACAGAAAGTCGAATTGAGTTCTCTTTTAGAATCAGAAGGTTTGCAAAGTCAAATAGCACAACAAAAGAAAGCTTTGGAAGAGAAATTCAATGAAGAGAACGATGAGACTTGTGAgactaatttttctacaaatgtaaattcgaaaaaatataatgtagaaaaaatggattgtgACTCTGAAGAAGCAAATGCGTATAAACATCACTTCATACCGGGACCATCTTTCAATTCGATGACTGATATAATGCCACCTGCACCTCCTTTACCACCACAATTAATGGCCAA ATTACCAGATAATGATACAGACGCACTTTCAAGTATGTTGATGTCATGGTATATTAGTGGTTGCATGGTATATTACAcag gtTATTACCATGGTTTGAAACAAGCAAGAAACAATCAAGAGAACAGGAAGAACTGttga
- the LOC126876415 gene encoding adrenodoxin-like protein 2, mitochondrial: MALVNQLQKFSRSILGIASNYSKYTSNTTLPFLQATRGISTTQPLSEKQEVNITFVKASGERIKAKGKVGDTILDIVVNNEIDLGGYGHG, translated from the exons ATGGCGTTAGtaaatcaattacaaaaattttcgagatcaattctcggtattgcatcaaattattcaaaatatacaagCAACACAACGTTGCCCTTTTTGCAGGCAACAAGAGGAATATCGACCACGCAACCACTTTCAGAAAAACAAGA agtAAATATAACGTTTGTTAAAGCAAGTGGAGAGAGAATCAAAGCAAAAGGGAAAGTAGGAGATACTATATTAGACATAgtagtaaataatgaaattgatttaggtggatatg gtCACGGCTAG